The Clostridium sp. DL-VIII DNA window CACAGAAGGGATAAAATAGAAAACTATGAGGAATTCTTACAAGTACACTAATTATTTTTAAAGAGCAGTAGCCAAGAGAAATCTAACTACTGCTTTGCTTTATAAAAATGTAATATTTACAATCTATGCTATAATATACCTAGATGGTAAATTAGCACGAATTAACCAGTTATGGGAGGGGGTAATTCTTATGAACAGGATTTTAATATTGGGTGGAAGTGGACTTATAGGAACAGCAGTAATAAATGAAATGACTCAATATAATCAATTTGATGTTTATTCAACTTATTTTCAAAATCCAATACTGTTGAACCAAGGTAAAAGTTTTAAACTCGATATTCAGGATGAAGATAAAATAAGCAGTATATTGTATAACTTAAAGCCTCAAATTATAATTTCATGTTTAAGAGGAAATTTTAAGAAACAGCTAATTTTACATATAAAAGCTGCTGAATATTTAAGGGAGAATGGTGGTAGCTTATACTTTTTCTCTACTGCAAATGTCTTTGATAGTGATTTAAGTAGACCTCATTATGAAGATGATTCACCAACTTCTAAAACTAATTATGGACAATATAAAATAGAATGCGAGAAAAAAATATCGGAAATATTATGTGATGATGCTTGTATATTAAGAATTCCTCAAGTTTTTGGGAAAAGTTCTTTAAGAATGAATGAACTATCAAATTCACTTAATAACAATAAAGAAATTACTGTATATCCAAAACTTTATCATAATACAAATACTGATATTATGATAGCAAAACAATTATGCTACATAATAAATAGCAGTTTAAAGGGTATTTTTCATTTAGGATCAGAAGATGTAGTTAACTATAAAAATTTTTATGAAGAATTAATAACAGAATTGGGGTTTAGAAATTCAATAATTAAAGAGAATTTTGAGGAAGAAGGATATTTTGCACTCTTATCAAAAAGGATAAATAAATTTCCAAAACAATTAAGGCTTACTAATAAATCAGTGATCAAGTATTTAATTAATTGATACTAAGAATATGTTTTTGTGTATTACGAATTATTCTTAAAAAAGTAATGATAATGTATAGCGTGCTAATTATACAATTTTAGCAAGTAGAATGAAAGGAAACATTATGAAAACAAAATTTATGTTAATAATATCAATCATTCTATTGGTGGTAGCAAGTATCCTTTTATGGAAAGATAGTAACAATGAAATTATAACTGCTTTATTGATGATTTCAATGATATTAAATCTTATTAGAGGACTTATTAATTTATGGAATGAGCGAAGATTAAAGTAAATTATGTTAGCTTAAGGAGATGACAAATAGTGATTATTGGCTTTGTTATGTCAGGAATATTTGGATTACTCAGAGTGATATTTCTAATTTTTAAAGAAAAAGCGTGTATTCTATTAGCTGGATATAATTTTAAAACTAAAGAAGAAAGAGAGAGCTATAATGAGGTGCGTTTGAGCAAATATGAACGTAATTTCTTCTTTATATATTCGGTTATCTATTTTATTGGTGCAACAGCATCAATATTCTTTGGTAAATTGTGTTTTTGGATTGCTTTTTTAGTATGGCTTATATATTTTTTAAAAAATGTACATCTTACTCCTGAAAAGGCCTTTGATAAATATAAAAAATAATAATTAAATAGCAGTTGAAGGAGAATTTAATATGCAATATTGTTATGAAAAAGAAGATATACCTTCATTAGAAGAAGCAAAAATGCTATTAAAGGAAGCCGAAGATTTAAATCCAGGGCCTTGGGTAATGCATTCTATGTATGTAGCAGAAGGAGCAAAACTTACAGCAGAGCAAACAGAAAATCTAAATCCTGAAGTTGCATATGTTTTGGGAATGTTACATGACATAGGAAGAAGAGAAGGTGTACATGCTATGAGACATGGATTAGATGGATATAGATATGCAATTAGTAATGGATATGAGTTAGTAGCTCGAATTTGTTTAAGCCATACAGCATTTAAATATAATAAAGAAGTTGTTGTTGTTGGAAGATGGGATGGTACTATTGAAGAATATAATTTTGTAAAAGATTATCTATCACGTACAGAAGAAACAGAATATGATAAATTAATAAAGTTATGTGATTATTTAGCGCTACCAAGTGGATTTGTATTAATAGAGAAAAGAATTGTTGATATAGCATTAAGAGGAGGAGTTAATGAATATACAATTCCAAGATGGGAATCAATTTTTGAGATTAAAAGTTATTTTGAAGAGAAAATAGGAAAATCTATTTACAGTTTGCTACCAAATGTGAAAGAAAATACGTTTGGATTGTAAAAATTAAAAGGAAGGATTAAAATTGAATATAAGAAATAAGTTTTTGCTGGGATTTTGCTTAATATTTTTAATAGGTACTATGTGTGGTTGTGGATTTTCTAATCAGAATGAAAATGATAATAGCAATAAGGTGAATATGTACAACGATAATGATAAAATTGTACAAGAAAACAATAATTATACTTATATAAACTGCAATTTTAGCAGAAATAACAATGTAATTGAGATAAAGTATGGCAGCTTTTCTGGTATAGATACAATTTGTTTTTTAGAAGCAAAGGAAGATACTGAAATTACATTTGACTATGATTCAACAGTTGACAATGGTAAATTTAAGGCAGTTTTGATTAATCCTAAAAATGAAGTGGAAACTATAGTAGAAGGAACTGATCAAAGCAGCAAAACAATTAAATTAACAAAAGGACAGTATAGTTTTAAAAATGTTGGAGCGAATGCAGCTGGAAAAATAAAAATTTCTTTTAGTAGCAATTCAGCTGTTAAAATAACAGAAGATAAGAAATAGAAAAAGTATTAGGACGATTCGTAATCTTTATAGAAGAGTATAATCATAAATTAGAACAGGGATATATTAATTTTAGGAGGCTATATTATGGGGGATTGGAGTTCAGTACAATATTTAATGTTTAAAAATGAAAGAACACAACCAGCAATTGACTTGGTTAATCGTATTTATATGGATAATCCTAAAAAGATTATTGACATAGGATGTGGTCCGGGAAATAGTAGTCAGGTTTTAGCTAAGAGATTTCCAAATGCATACATTCTTGGGGTTGATAATTCTGCAAATATGATTGAGACAGCAAAAACAGAATATCCTAATCTTGATTTTAAGATTTGTGATGTAAATAAAGATTTATCAATTCTTGATAATGATTTTGATGTTGTTTTTTCAAACGCTTGTATTCAGTGGATACCAAATCATAATCAACTTTTGAAGAAGATGCTTGGGTTATTAAAACTAGGAGGAATACTTGCTATACAAACGCCAATGAATTATAATGAGCCAATTCATAAAATTATTGGAGAGGTTTCAGAAAGTGAAAAATGGAAATCAGAGTTTAGTAATCCCAGAATTTTTTACAATTTAACACAAAGCGAATATTTTGATTTACTATCAGAAATTTCATCTGAATTTTCTATGTGGGAAACTACATATTTCCACAAGTTAAAATCCCACGAAGACATTATGGAATGGTATCGTGGTACAGGATTAAGACCATATTTAAATGTTTTATCAGATGAAAAAAAGAGGGCTTTTGAGAAAGATATTTTTGATAGAGTTAAAAAAGAATATCCAAAACAAAAAAATGGAAGTATTATTTTTAGGTTCCCAAGATTCTTTTTTATAGCAACATCAAAAGGTGCTTCTTCATGAGGAAAAGTTTATATCTAAAAACTTATCTGGGTATGATGAATATTGCGGAAAGGTGAGATATCACTTAATTCCATTCATATGGTAGGTATAATATTAGAGAACACATTATGCAAAATAATAGTCAAAACAAAAATGACTATTTTATTATCTTTGAAAATCAACTTGATTTTATATTATATATTAAAAGGTAGTCTAAATTTAAATAAAATTAGACTACCTTTTAATGTATATAGATAATTTATAGATAGATAAACTATGCATTGGGCTTATATATAGAATAATTACCTAAAATTATTTTTGAAATAGGGTATTAAATTCACTCGGATCTATTACCAAAGTCTTATTGGTATGATAAATAACCATACCAGGTTTTGCTCCATTTGGTTTCTTTAATTCTTTAACCTTTGTATAATCTACAGGTAACTTTGAAGACTCTTTTCCTTTACTGTAGAAACCAGCAATTATTGCAGCTTCTTCAAGGGTCTTATCGGGAACCTCAAAAGAGCAGACAATAACATGTGAACCAGGTATATCTTTTGCATGAAGCCAAAGATGATTTTTATTAGCAAACTTTAAACTTAAATATTCATTTTGTAAGTTATTTTTTCCAACATATATGTCAATACCATCACTTGAAACAAAATGATGTGGCTTGGATGCCTTATTTTGTTTAGAATTTTTATTATTTTTTCTATAGCGGATATATCCTGTCTCAATTAATTCATTTTTTATATCATCAATTTCAGTATAACTTTCTGCATTAAGAATATTAGTAAGCACAGAATTAAGATAAGCTATTTCATCCGAATTCTTTTCAAGTTGCAGTTTAGCATACTCCTCTGAAATCTTAAGTTTATTATATTTCTTATAATAATATTGAACATTTTCAGAAGGAGTTTTTGTTGAGTTTAAAGGGATTTTTATATATTCTTCTTCATTTTCATTATAGAAATTAAGCAATGTACATTCAGTATCGCCTTTTTTTATTGTATAAATGTAGGAAGTTAACAGATCTCCCTTTATTTTATAAGAATCTTTTTCAGAACATTCCTTAAGTGTTTCATTGAGTATTCTTAGCTTCTTATTGCATCTTTCAATATTAGTATGAAGAAGCTTTTGCAAATCAGTAGATTTATTTTGAAGTCTATCCTGCTTATCCTTCTTTTCATAAAATGCATCCATTAAAGTGTTTGGATCACCGTATGGTATTGATAAAAAATCTTCTTCTAAAGAATTCAATTTTAACGAATAAAAGTCTTTAACAATACCAGTTTTAGTTGTATATATATTATAAGAAATATTTTCATTTAGATTAGTAATAAGCTTTTTGAAATCATCACAAATTTCCTGTATTGTAGGTGATACGTTACATTTTACAATTTTGTAAAATAAATCTGTAGATAATAGTTTACTTATTCCAGTAAAACAATTAAAATAAAATTTGTCATCAAAAATAATAGAATTTTTGCTTACAAAAGAATTTAATTCTTCAAATGTAGTAGAAAAAGGATTTAATTTAGTAGATGCTGGTGGATAAACAAAATTAACACCTGGATATAGAACTCTATAGCTGTTTATATCAGGAGTGATATGTTTAATAGATTCCATTACTTTATTATCTCTATTTCTAACTAAAGTGATGTTAGAATGGCGTCCCATAATTTCGATAATTAGAGAGTACACACTATCAAAACCTAGTTCATCTCTATTTTCAATTTCCATAATTAAAATTCTATCATTATCTTTTTGTGTAAGCTTTGTAATCCTTCCTCCAAGTATGTATTTTCTAAGAACCATTAAATACATAGGAGCTTTAATAGGATTTTCTTTTGTACTATTTGTTAAGTGAATTCTAGCAAATCTAGGTGATGATGAAATTAATAGTTTTAAATTTTTACGATCTTTTCTTAAGGTTAAAATTATTTCATCCTTTTCAGGTTGATTTATCTTATCTATTTTAGAATTTAATATTGATTTTTCTAAATCATTTATTAAACTATATAAGTAGATACCATCTAATGCCATATTATGTCATCCTTTCTTAGTGTAACTAAGAATAGTATAACATTATAACGATATAATTATCAATTATCAGCAAAATGTGAAGGCTGAAGTGATTATATAAAAAATTTGAGAAACTATCGAAAAAGTGCAAATATATGTATATAATAATACATGTAATAAAAACATGTTATTTAAAGGAAGCTGTATATATGTTCTAATCGACAATATATATAATAATTTAGTAGTAAGTAATAAAATTATATTTAAGTTTCTTAAAATAAGTATCTATTTAAGGATGTAGAAATTTAGTTAGAATATATATTTATAATTAAAAAAAATTAATTAAATAGACAATAAGCTGCTCTATATTGATAAAGTATAAAGTTATTTAAAGCTAATAATGCGCTTGGAACTTTCCTTAGGTGCTGTTATGAAAAATATATGAAAAATAATCTAATTTAGGAGGAAGTTAAATGGACTTTTATAAAATGCAGGGGGCAGGAAATGATTTTGTATTTGTTGAAGATTTTGATAATAAAATCGAAGATGAATGCAAGCTTGCTGTAAAATTGTGCGATAGGCATTTTGGAATTGGCGCTGATGGGTTAGTTATTGTAAGAAAATCAGAAGTGGCAAATGCAAAGATGGTTATTATAAATGCAGATGGATCAAGGGCTAATATGTGCGGAAATGCAATAAGGTGCTTTGGAAAATATGTATTTGAGCATAAAATAGCAGATGGCACTAAATTTTCAGTGGAAACTGGAGATGGGATTAAAGAAATAGAAATAATATTAGAAAATAATAAAGTTAGATATGTAAGAGTTTACATGGGGAAACCCTCTTACAAGGGATGTGATATACCATTAAACAATATGGAAAGTCTTATAGAGAAAGAAATTACTGTTAATGGTAGGACGTATATCATGACTACTGTATTAATGGGAGTTCCTCATACGGTTATTTTTGAGGACGACAGAGAATATGACGTTGTCACCGAAGGATCTAAAATAGAGAAGCTTGATATATTTAAAGAAGGAAGTAATGTAAATTTTGTAAAGATAGTTGATAAGACTCATATAAGAGTTAATACATGGGAAAGAGGGGCAGGTGCAACTCTTGCATGTGGTACAGGATGTAGTGCATCTGTAGTAGTAGCTAAGAAATTTGGACTTGTAGATAAAGATAAAGAAATTTATGTTAAAGCGCCAGGTGGTGAATTAATTATAGAAGTTTTAGGGGACGATGTATACATGAAAGGTCCTGCAGAAGTATCATTTGAAGGAAAGACAACTTTGTAACAATTGTAGTAGATGAGGGAATAAGAAATGAAATTATCAAAGGGTAAGTGTTGGAGCATATTAGTTTTCGTTGTATTATCTCTGTTTGCACTTGGATGTTCAGCTCAAAAAGGTGAAACTCCTAGTAAAACAGAGCAGATTAATTTAAATTTAGGGGCTGTATTAAAAAGTGAAGATGGGGCGTATAAATTATATAATTATGAAGACGGAAAGTACGGAAATGCGAAAAGTAATAATATTATTTTAACTTACGATAAAAGCAGTTCAAACTATATAACAGTTGAAAATGGTAAAGATTATGTAGTAAGTGCTAAAAATAAATTTGAAATTAAGGATCCAAGCTATAGCGAATTAAAATTATCAAAAGGTGGGAAGTATATATCTTATTTTATAGATGATGATGGTCTTAAATTAAAAGTATTCGATACAAGCCAAAATAAACAAATAGATATTAAATCCAATGTTTCTATATCAGGAACTTTATATGATTGGTATGATACTGATACTTTAATTTATTATGGAGTTAGTGATGATGGAATAAATGGATTATTTACCTATAACATAAAAGAAAATAAAGAAGAATTGCTTTATAACATAAAAGAGGGGTATTTGGCTTACTTAAAAGGTATTGATGACAATGTGGTATTTGTGCAGCTAACTTTGGAAAACAAGAAAGAATTAATGATGATAAATAAGCAGACCAAAGAAGTTAAGCTTTTATCAAAGGATATCGATGAGCTTACAGATATAGAGATATATAATGATAAATTATATTTTACTGGTAAAGCAGCTAATAATGTTGACTCATTATATGAGATTGATGATAATAAATCTAAAAGATTAGTTTTTGATTTTCCAGCTGTAGTAAAAGTAGAAAAAGGATTAGAAATAGATGATAGCGGGAATGTTTTATTTATAGGTGCAAATAAATTAAATGATACTGAAGAGCAAATTTATACATACACAAAGGATGGAAGTATAAGTTCCGTGTCGAAGAATTCAACGGACTATGCATTTATAGATTATAAAAGTTAATATATTAATTATAAATTTATTTTAAGGAGACGCTTATAGAAATATAGGTGTCTTTTCTTATGAGAAAATGTAACACAAATTTAACAATCTAAGTGAATACATTTATCATAAGTTTGAGAGAATTTAATTGAAAATATAACAAATAAGGATGGTGAAAACTATGACTCCAAAAGAATTGGCGAGAAAAACTATTAGAGATATTACTAAAAGAAGAGCTAAATCTGACCATGAATATTATGCCTATCAAAAAGAGCAGAATGTTAGGAAATTAAGAAACTGGAGTGTCAGAGTTGGAGGATGCCGTTGGTAAAAATAAAACATAGCAGAAAATAAATTATGATTTAAAATATTAACAGAGGTGCTGCATTAATTAAATTAATGTGGCATTTTTTATAGCTGTCTAACTTTAAAGCTAAGTTATACCTTAATGAAATTACATATGAGTCCATTCAAGAAGTTATAAAATTAAATATAGAAGCAGGTAAAATGGATAAATGCAAAAAAATATTACATATTCTAAGTGATTGCAATTGATATATAGATATAGCATAATTGTTTAAATTCAGAGTTAGCCCTTGCACAGGCTCATATATTAAATTATCTAAAGCAAAACGGAAGTACTCCATTTAATGAATTGTTAATGCAGCTAGGAATTGATAAAGCTTCCCTTAGCAGAATACTTAATAATCTAGAAAATAAAAATTATATTGAGATGAAAAAATCTCAGAGTGATAAAAGAATGAAAGATGTTGAGATTTTACATTTAGGCATGAAGGCTATAATTGATGGAGATATTAAAGCAAATGAATATATTAATGATATTTTACTTTTAGGAAGTAATGAAGAGGCGAATAATATTATGAAAGCATTTAAGAATTTTAGAATTCTAGCATTGAAAAATAATCTTATAAAAAATGACTCTAGAGTAACCATAGAAAGAATTGAAGCAAGTGATATTACATTAAGAATGCTAGAAAAGCTTGGATGTGAAGTCGTTGGGGAAGCAGAGGATTTTTACGGTGATTCAGTAACGCCTATAATAGTAAAAAAGTGTATTTTCATGAATAAGTAACTTTGAAAATGCATGAATTTAAAGAAGAACAAATAAAAGTGGCATCTAAGAAGGATTTTCTAAGCTTTTCTAGAATTCAATTTTTAGGAGAGGTGAGTTTATATGAGAAGCAATGAGATAGAATTTATTGATTTAACTAACAAACAATATGAAGCACTAATTGAAACACAAATGGAAACCTACAAAAAAATATTAGATTTTTGTAAAGAAAATATAAATGATTTAGAAAAAATAAAAATAATAGATAATAAGATATTAGAAATAGAAGAAAAAACATTGACTGAACTTGAAAAGATAAGAGTTTATAATAAAATATTTATAGAATCAATTAAATAAAATTTATGTATTTACAGTCAACTGAAATTTTTATAGTAGTAAAAAAATGTAACATTTTTGCTTAATTATAATATATTGAATAATTGGGTGATAATATGAGCAAAATTGGAGTAATCATAAAATGTATATTTAAATATAAAGATAAAAAATATAAAGTTGAAGATGTAATACCAGATTGCTTAGAAAAGGAAAAGGCAATGTTTTTATATAGAGATGGTAACTATTCAGATGATATTTATAGAGCTGGATTAATAAGAATAAGATATGGGGAAGAAGAAATTCCAAATTTGCCAAGAGAAAGTAAGGAAATAGAACTTGTAAATATAGAAGTAGAATGAAATTAGGATAAAAATAGAATAAAATTAGGGCTGCTGTGGCAGCCCTTTTTTAACTTTTTGCAAGTAGAAATTTAACAGCAAACATGGTAATTAGTTAATTATACAAAAAGTTATATAATTAATTGGGGAAAAAAGGAATTTCCAAGATTTATGCATTGAATAAATTAGAATCATACGCTAACATAGAAATAATGGTTGTAAATAATTAACACAATTTCATATTAACATGATTATTTGAATAGAGGTACAAGAAATGAGTGCTATATTGGAAATTGAAGCAAGGATTTATGAAATGAGACAAGCATTATATGAAGTCATAGACAGAAAAAATAATTTATTAGATAGTGAAGTAATTACTGCGAGTAAAAAGCTTGATGAATTATTAAATGAATATAACAAGTTAACTAGAGAAGAGATAAAATAATTGCCTTGTAAAATATAAAATTGAATATAATAATTGAGAACTCTATTAAGGTGGGGTTCTTTTTTATGGAAATTGTAAAGTTTTAAAGGAATTTAGTACTTTTTATATAATTATTTAATATAATATTTCATTTAAAATTTATTTATTTTACGCAAAGATAAAATATCAGAATTTAAAAACTTAAAGAGGAAAGTGAGGTGTAATAGGCAGAATGAATATTTTTTATTTAATAGAATTATTCTTGTCTGGCCTATTAAATTAAATGAATAACTCAGGTATATGTGGCTGGCTAGCTAGAGATGGAAAGTTTTATGAGTGTGGTGAATCTAAACACAATCTCTTAGCATCTAAATTAGAAAAAGATTTAAATCTAGAAATGTTTGATGAAAGAAGAGCTATTTATCTTCATGATAAAGCATTATTAGAGGCATTAGGATTTATTAAATTTACACAATCTACTTATGGATTAGTTGGAGAAGCTTATGATAATCAGTTTATGTTATTTTTCGGAAAAAGATTTTCTTACGAACAGCGTAAATGGATGGACGAAAATATATTAAAAATGTCATCAGGTCAAAGAGCAGAATGCAGACAGAGACTTATTGTAGGATATTAAAATATATATGTTGCAATTAGTATTTTACAAAGTACAATTGGCAATATCACTTGCAATCCTTATAAGATTTTTTGAATTGTAGAATTATTATTGCAACATATATATATATAAATTTATTCTTAAAGTAAAATTAAAAAATAGAGATAGCGAAAAATCATAAGGAGAAAAGTAACGCTATCTCTATTTAAATTTAGGGATTAAAAAATATTATGTTTACATTATCAAGTATTACCAGAATATTTAATAATATTCATAGATTTAAATAAAGATCCAACAAAAATTTTAAATAGACAATAATGGATGAATTTTAAGAAAAGTAGAGATAATGGAAGATTTTATACGGATAATATACTGAGAAGGCTTTACTATGTTTTAATCAACTGTTTAAAATATAGTTATAATATGATAATATTTAATCAAACGTTTAATTAAAAGTGAAAAGAAAGGTGATGTACAAAAGTTATGAAAGAAAAAATTAATGAGAATGCAGTAGCTCAGCAAATTATGGATGCGGCTATACCTTTATTTGCCGTTAAAGGATATACAGGGGTATCTATAAGAGAACTTTCTAAAGAGGCGGGAGTTAATAGTGCGTTAATTTCCTATTATTTTGGAGGAAAAAGTGAATTATATTCCAATATTTTAAAAACTCAACTAGAACTTCTTGTCACTGCTGTTAGCGGAATTCAAAAAGAAAAGCTTTTACCGATAGAAGAAATTTATTTGTTTTCAGAGAAGCTTTGCTCTCTTCATAAAAAATATCCTTATTTAATCCGAATAGTACTCGGTGAAATTATTAATCCAACATTTTGTTATGACAGTATCGTAAAAGTAGGGATTGAAAACATAAACCATTTACTTAAAGACTGTATACAAAGAGGTATAAATTCTGGAGATATAAGAAATGACATTGATCCAGCTGCTACGGCTATTTCATTAGTTGGAATAATTAATTTTTACTTTTTAACTTTCCCTTTAAGTCAAGAATTATTTATAGAGAATGGGAAAAAGATTGACCATTATATTAAAGAGTCAATTGAGCAGTATTTACATGGTATTTTAATGCATTAAAGAAAAAAGAAAAATTTAAAGTGCTAAAAGGGGTGTATTAAATGAAACGTAAGGTGAAAGGAATACTTATATTTCTGGTAGTAGTACTAGTTATAGGTATTTCAATTTTTCAAATTATAAAGATTAATTCGAAAAAAGAGGAAGTAGAAGTGCCGCCGCCAATTGTAAAGACACTTAAAGTTGCTGCTTCGAATAAAGATTCGGAATATGTATATGCTGGAGTAGTTAAATCTAGATATGAAAATCAATTAGCATTTCAAGTTGGGGGTAAGGTTGTTAAAAAAAATGTTCAAGTTGGAGACAAAGTGAATGAAGGAACAGTTTTGATGGAATTGGATTCTCAAAATATAGAGGAAGCAGTGAAAAATGCTGAAGCTTCTGTTTCAGCAGCGGAATCTAAATATAAACTAGCTGAAGATAATTTAAAACGTTATGAACAGCTGTATCAAGCTGGAGCTATGACAAAAGCAGAATATGATAATTATGTTAACATAGATGAGACTGCAA harbors:
- a CDS encoding sugar nucleotide-binding protein — its product is MNRILILGGSGLIGTAVINEMTQYNQFDVYSTYFQNPILLNQGKSFKLDIQDEDKISSILYNLKPQIIISCLRGNFKKQLILHIKAAEYLRENGGSLYFFSTANVFDSDLSRPHYEDDSPTSKTNYGQYKIECEKKISEILCDDACILRIPQVFGKSSLRMNELSNSLNNNKEITVYPKLYHNTNTDIMIAKQLCYIINSSLKGIFHLGSEDVVNYKNFYEELITELGFRNSIIKENFEEEGYFALLSKRINKFPKQLRLTNKSVIKYLIN
- a CDS encoding DUF3784 domain-containing protein, with the protein product MIIGFVMSGIFGLLRVIFLIFKEKACILLAGYNFKTKEERESYNEVRLSKYERNFFFIYSVIYFIGATASIFFGKLCFWIAFLVWLIYFLKNVHLTPEKAFDKYKK
- a CDS encoding HD domain-containing protein, coding for MQYCYEKEDIPSLEEAKMLLKEAEDLNPGPWVMHSMYVAEGAKLTAEQTENLNPEVAYVLGMLHDIGRREGVHAMRHGLDGYRYAISNGYELVARICLSHTAFKYNKEVVVVGRWDGTIEEYNFVKDYLSRTEETEYDKLIKLCDYLALPSGFVLIEKRIVDIALRGGVNEYTIPRWESIFEIKSYFEEKIGKSIYSLLPNVKENTFGL
- a CDS encoding methyltransferase domain-containing protein codes for the protein MGDWSSVQYLMFKNERTQPAIDLVNRIYMDNPKKIIDIGCGPGNSSQVLAKRFPNAYILGVDNSANMIETAKTEYPNLDFKICDVNKDLSILDNDFDVVFSNACIQWIPNHNQLLKKMLGLLKLGGILAIQTPMNYNEPIHKIIGEVSESEKWKSEFSNPRIFYNLTQSEYFDLLSEISSEFSMWETTYFHKLKSHEDIMEWYRGTGLRPYLNVLSDEKKRAFEKDIFDRVKKEYPKQKNGSIIFRFPRFFFIATSKGASS
- a CDS encoding NFACT RNA binding domain-containing protein, which codes for MALDGIYLYSLINDLEKSILNSKIDKINQPEKDEIILTLRKDRKNLKLLISSSPRFARIHLTNSTKENPIKAPMYLMVLRKYILGGRITKLTQKDNDRILIMEIENRDELGFDSVYSLIIEIMGRHSNITLVRNRDNKVMESIKHITPDINSYRVLYPGVNFVYPPASTKLNPFSTTFEELNSFVSKNSIIFDDKFYFNCFTGISKLLSTDLFYKIVKCNVSPTIQEICDDFKKLITNLNENISYNIYTTKTGIVKDFYSLKLNSLEEDFLSIPYGDPNTLMDAFYEKKDKQDRLQNKSTDLQKLLHTNIERCNKKLRILNETLKECSEKDSYKIKGDLLTSYIYTIKKGDTECTLLNFYNENEEEYIKIPLNSTKTPSENVQYYYKKYNKLKISEEYAKLQLEKNSDEIAYLNSVLTNILNAESYTEIDDIKNELIETGYIRYRKNNKNSKQNKASKPHHFVSSDGIDIYVGKNNLQNEYLSLKFANKNHLWLHAKDIPGSHVIVCSFEVPDKTLEEAAIIAGFYSKGKESSKLPVDYTKVKELKKPNGAKPGMVIYHTNKTLVIDPSEFNTLFQK
- the dapF gene encoding diaminopimelate epimerase yields the protein MDFYKMQGAGNDFVFVEDFDNKIEDECKLAVKLCDRHFGIGADGLVIVRKSEVANAKMVIINADGSRANMCGNAIRCFGKYVFEHKIADGTKFSVETGDGIKEIEIILENNKVRYVRVYMGKPSYKGCDIPLNNMESLIEKEITVNGRTYIMTTVLMGVPHTVIFEDDREYDVVTEGSKIEKLDIFKEGSNVNFVKIVDKTHIRVNTWERGAGATLACGTGCSASVVVAKKFGLVDKDKEIYVKAPGGELIIEVLGDDVYMKGPAEVSFEGKTTL
- a CDS encoding aspartyl-phosphate phosphatase Spo0E family protein, whose protein sequence is MSAILEIEARIYEMRQALYEVIDRKNNLLDSEVITASKKLDELLNEYNKLTREEIK
- a CDS encoding TetR family transcriptional regulator, which gives rise to MKEKINENAVAQQIMDAAIPLFAVKGYTGVSIRELSKEAGVNSALISYYFGGKSELYSNILKTQLELLVTAVSGIQKEKLLPIEEIYLFSEKLCSLHKKYPYLIRIVLGEIINPTFCYDSIVKVGIENINHLLKDCIQRGINSGDIRNDIDPAATAISLVGIINFYFLTFPLSQELFIENGKKIDHYIKESIEQYLHGILMH